The DNA segment CTTCTGGCAGATGACCCGGACGATGGAGCAGTGGGCTACAACGCTCACTACCTATATGTTGATGCGGACTTCTCAGATGGCGTCCTGGAGTTCAAAGTCGAGACGTATGCACCGATCCCTGATGCCTATGATGATGTAATCCTTACGATCTATTTCGATACCGATCAGGATGCTTCAACAGGTCTTTCTACGTCGACTCCGGACTGGGGTGCTGAGGCGGTTCCGAACAACATCGGTGCTGACTTCATGATGTTGGCGGGCGCTGAATTCGCAGAAGGCGACAGGATCAACGAGGATGAGATCTATGCGTGGGACGGCAATGTCAACGGATGGTCCGAGACGCCCGCAGGTTCGGTACAAGACCCCTATCGCCCGGCAAATACCGACTCGGTAAAGGGCACCATCAGTTTGGATATCCTTGGCAATCCTACCGGTCAAATTGACGTGGTGGCTATCCTTCTATGCGATCCGGACGGTGAGGCTTACTACGACCACATTCCCGATCAAAACGAGGGGCACGTAACCATTGACCTGGAGAGCGGAAGCGCTACGCAGGCTTTCTCGCAAGCAGCGGGTGTTGCCGTTGATGGAGGTTCAGACAGAAGAGTTTCGCTTATCACAGGCAAAGAATTAATCGAGGAGGCAAGATGAAACGAACTATCGTCCTTCTTCTGGTAGGGATAAGCCTCGGCCTAGCCCTACCTACCGCCGCGTCCTCAAAGGGGACGCGGAAGATATACGAAGTAGAACCCACTGCCATTTCCTCCAATAACGCCGCTCTCTCCAGAGAGCCCTCCCTAATAGAAAGCCAACAGCTTACTGCATCTGAGGCAACCCTTAATAGAGCACCAAACCTTGCGATGCCTCAGGATACCATAGAGCTAATAGAGGATGAGGCTACCCCGGTAAACTTTGGCTTCAAGATGAGTGCAGGCGATCGAATGGCCGTGAAGCTTACCCCTGGAACCGGGAACTATCCATTCACCGTTACAGCAGCCTGCTACGTACCTATAGGTTGGAGTGACGATCCTGACAACTGGGACCAACCGTGCTACCTTGTGTTTTTCGACGACGGCGCTGAACCCGGTGCTGAGCTGGGGCGCAAGGAAGTAGCCGCGGTCCAGGTGGGGGCGTTCAACTGGTTTGACGTGAGCGACCTGGATATCACGATCGAATCCGGGAGCTTCTACTTCGCGGTCGAGAACAAGGTGAACGACAACCCCGGCCTGGCATTGGACGGCGGTGCTCCACCCAATCATGTCTCGTGGGCGTATGCCGTTTTCGATACGGATCCCGAGTGGTTACCGTTTGATAGCCTCAGTTTGGCTCCACCGTGGCCCGAAGGCATGTCCTTGGGAGACAGTGTGGATCTTATGCTTCGTGTGAAGGGTGTAGTTTCAGGTCAGGCCCCTCCGGATGCGGATTTCACCGCCGATCCACGCTCAGGCCCTGCTCCCCTGACGGTGAGTTTTACCGATCTTTCCACCGGCGATCCTACCTCCTGGTCATGGGACTTCGGCGATACAAGAACATCCACAACCCAGAATCCAACCCACGTATACGACAGCGAGGGGACGTATACCGTATCCCTTACCGTTCGGAACGCGGACGGCGAGGATACCGAGGTAAAAACCAACTACATCACCGTGACGAGCGGCCCGCTCCCTGCAGCGGACTTCACGGCTGACCCCCGATCCGGAACCGAGCCTCTCGATGTAACGTTCACCGACCTGTCCACCGAAAACCCGACCTCCTGGTCCTGGGACTTCGGCGACGGCGGAACCGCCACAACCCAGAATCCAACCTACCGCTACGATAACGTGGGCACCTACACCGTCTCCCTGACTGCTACCAACGCATACGGCTCGGACACGGAGACCAAACCAGGCTACATTACGGTAATCAGCGCTCCTCAACCTCCGGATGCCAACTTCTCCGCCGACCCTACGAGCGGTCCTGCCCCACTGGACGTTGCATTCACCGACCTGTCCTCGGACAGCCCTACTTCGTGGTCGTGGAGCTTCGGGGACGGCGGCTCATCGGCGGATCAGAATCCTCAACACACCTACAACGCGGTAGGGACCTACACGGTGAGCCTCACCGCTACCAACGCGGACGGTTCGGACACCGAGACCAAACCAGACTACATCACGGTCACCGAGCCTCTTCAGGCGGCGTTCACCGCCAACCCCTCGATAGGGTACGTGCCCCTTACGCACCGCATGGAGGTAACATTTACCGATCAGTCTACAGGCGATCCCACCTCGTGGTCTTGGAACTTCGGGGACAATGGGACCTCGACCGAGCAGAACCCCGCACACGTATATACCTCTGCAGGCGAGTTTAGGGTTCAGCTCACCGTCTTCGATGCGGCCGGCTCTGATTCGACAAGCGACACCGTATACTTATTTGTGCTGCCCAGCGACTTCTTTACCCAGACGGCGGCACTTACCAGTATCGCCCAGAGCGAGGTCGAGATACGCTACGGAACGCCCGTATCTACCAACATCGAACTCTCAATTTACAACGTCAACGGCCAGTTGATCAGGCGGCTCCTGTCAGAGGAGGTTCCAGCGGGTGAATACGAAACCTTGTGGGATCTGTGCAATGATAAGGGTCTTCTGGTTGGACCGGGTGTCTACTTCCTGCGTCTTAAGGCACCAGAAGGGCACGCGGCCTCAAAAATCATAGTAACACGCTAAGGAGTAGAATGATGAAACGCACACCTCTTATTTTAGCAACGCTTCTTATCCTGACGGTGTTACTGCCCGGGTGCCGTGAGCGCATCGTCTACACCGGCCCGGGCGACTGGCTGCTTCTTGTAGATGACCCGGACGACGGGAACGTACCCTATAACGGGCACTACCTCTACGTTGACGCGGACTTCTCAGACGAGATCCTGGGGTTTAAAGTAGAGAGCTACGGTTCGATCCCTGACGCGACGCGGGACGTCCAGTTCGCGGTCTACTTCGATACGGATCGAGATGCTACGACCGGGCTTTCTACATCGACTCCGGGCTGGGGTGCTGAGGCGGTTCCCAACGACATCGGTGCCGACTACATGATGTTCGTGGGGTCCGACACAGCCGACGGCAGTATAATTAACGAGAATCTTGTGTTTGCATGGGACGCTACTCTTGTCACCCCAGGATGGTCAGAGGTTGGTCAGACGGGTTCACTCTATCAAGCTACCGATGCCGATTCGGTCAAGGGAAGTGTTACCAAAGAAGACCTCAACAATCCTACCGGTCAAATTGACGTGGTGGCTATCCTTCTATGCGATCCGGACGGTGAGGCTTACTACGACCACATTCCCGATCAAAACGAGGGGCACGCAACCATTGATCTGGAGAGTGGAAGCGCTACGCAGGCTTTCTCGCAATCGGCGGGTGTTACCATCAACCTAAGCTCAGGTAGAAGGGTTTCACTTATCACAGGCAAGGAATTAATCCTCGAGGAGGCTAGATGAAAAGGCCTATCGCCCTTCTTCTAATTGCTGCAAGCCTTAGCTTTGCCCTGCCCACCCTGCAAGGCACCCGAGGCACGGACTTCGTTTACTCGGCACGCTGCGAGAACATGGGCTACCTTTGGTTCTATATGGCTTCAGAAGGCTACAAGGATCACGTCATCTTCCAGGACTCCGCCGGAGCAGTCCAGAACACATACGACATCTGGGCGGCAAAGCCCGTGGTCTCACTGGGATTCACCCCATGGCACTACCTTGAGTTCTCAGCATACGGTTCCGGCTACTTCTACATGAACGTTGACCCCTCGGCCAACGCATTCGGACTTACCGATGTAGGCGGACACGTGAAGGGAAGCATACCGTTCACGCCTCTGGATAAACCCCTGTCCATCGCGATGGCCTTGGACGGATTCTTCCTCATGTCTATCCCCTTCGAATTCGATGCAGGGGCCAACCAGACAATGAGTCAGTATCTGGGCTACTACCCATTTGAGGAGGCGGGTCCTGAGTTCGGCGGCAGGCTACTCTTCTCGCTCGAATCCCAGTACATATCTACTCACCTCAATGCAGGCTACTGGTACCGAAGCGCCCATAACTTTGGCCCCGATTCCACCGTCTCCTACCCCCAGACCATCATCGGCGGCTTTGCTATTGAATCATCCCCGCTGAAATGGTTTAATCTGTTTGCGGAGTTCAATCTGAACTACGGCCTTACAATGGACTCACCTGAAGCCAGCCTAACCGGAATATCCACCCATGCCAGCGCAGGTTTGAGATTGCCGATCTACCTTGGAGAAAACTTTGCGTTCCTCTTACACGTTGGCGGCGGCGCCGACCCGATGAACTTCACTGCCACCTCCTCACTTTACGCAGGTCTGGGTATCGGCGGAGACCTGATCCGCCCCAAGGAGAAGCTGATTGAAGGTCTGGTCAAGAACGCTGAGACCGGACAACCAATCGAGGGCGCCAAGATTCAGCTCTCAGGGGCTCTGATAGACACCATCTTCTACTCTGATAGCACGGGCCGATTCGTTCTGCCTGAGCTTATGGAAGGCGACGAGATCAACGCAACCAAGGAAGGCTACCATCCTGAGACGGTTGCAGCCGAGGAGGTCGGCGAGGCACTCACCCTTACCATTGCTATGGATCCAATAAAGGAGTCCTTTATCGCAGGCATAGTCGCAGACGCCGAAACCGCAGATCCGCTGCGTGCGGTGGTAAGCTTCCATGACATCGAGACGGGCGAGGTTCTCCCCTCTATCTCATCCGATGCTGTCACCGGTTACTTCCGAACCAAAATCGAACCCGCTACTTACCGTATGAAGACCAAAGCGCCAGGTTATCACGAAGACCACACCACCCTGACCATCGGAATTGCCGAAAACAAGATGGTGGACGTATTCCTTACCCCCATCGAGAAGCCCAAACCCGCAGAGCTTGAACCCATAACCATAGGCGGCTTCGGCAGGGGACACAGCGACATCGGTTTCGAACAGATGGTCGAGCTTGAGAAGGTGGCCGAACTCCTCGAAGAGAACCCAGATGCTACGGTAGTCATAACCGGACACACCGACAGCGTAGGCTCTGATGGTGTCAACCTGACGTTAGGCAAAAAGCGAGCCGAATCTGTAGCCGGCTATCTTCTGATGCGCGGTATCAAGGTAACCCGGATGCAGATCGCGACCGGCGGCGAACGTTATCCTGTGGGCGACAACCGCTACCGCAGCGGTCGCAGAGCCAACCGCCGGGTAGAGCTGCACTTCTCTCGAGAGGCTTCGGAGGAGATCTCAGAAGGAGGGGTAAGACCTCCTACGAGGAAATAATCAAACGGGTTTATAAGCTAGAAGCGCGGCCCCAGGTCGCGCTTTTTTTTAGGTGAATAATGCAATTAATCTTGAAGGAAGGGATTAATCCTTAAGATGGTGCTGAACTTCGCCCTGCCCCCGTGACCGGACAGAACCAGGGTCTCGGGTTCAAGAACTCCTTTGAGTTTCTCCAGGGACTGCATAAGGGTCTGCTCGTCACCTCCGGGAAGATCGCTGCGTCCGATGGAGTCTGCGAAAAGCGTGTCGCCGGTGAACGCCCAGCGCCTCTTGCGTTCGATAAAACACACGCTTCCAGGGGAGTGACCGGGGGTGGCGACAACCTCAAGCGTTATGCTGCCTATGTTAAAGCATACCCCATCCCACAAAGACATGGAGGGCTCAAAGGGTTCATCTACGTAGCCAAGACCGGCAAAATCTGGCGAGACCCGATTGAGGAGGAATCTGTCCTCAGGATGCAGCGCCACCTTCCAGCCATTCTTCTTAAGCAAGGGGCACGCTGTGGTATGGTCAAAGTGCCCGTGGGTAAGAAGGATCATCCGCGATTCAAGATAATTCAGGGATTCAACCCGCTCCACCAGCTCATCCTCAGGGAATCCTGGGTCTATAAGGATCGCCGAATCCTCGGTTGTTAAAAGATAACAGTTGACCTCAAGGGTTCCAACTATGAATCGTTCCAGGGTTACGTCGTCAAACTGATTCTTCTGCAAAAATTCTCCTTAATCCTACTTTGGAGTGCAACAACCATGTTGTTGCATCTGTAACGGCAATGACGCGGTCATTGCACTCCATAATATAATGCTCCTTTCGTCCGTAGAACGAAAGATCGCAGAAGTAAAAATCATTCAGGTGCCCTTCCAAAAATGACAGACAGCTTTTGAAGGATAATAGACATCCCCTC comes from the candidate division TA06 bacterium B3_TA06 genome and includes:
- a CDS encoding MBL fold metallo-hydrolase, which gives rise to MQKNQFDDVTLERFIVGTLEVNCYLLTTEDSAILIDPGFPEDELVERVESLNYLESRMILLTHGHFDHTTACPLLKKNGWKVALHPEDRFLLNRVSPDFAGLGYVDEPFEPSMSLWDGVCFNIGSITLEVVATPGHSPGSVCFIERKRRWAFTGDTLFADSIGRSDLPGGDEQTLMQSLEKLKGVLEPETLVLSGHGGRAKFSTILRINPFLQD